From Chitinophagales bacterium, a single genomic window includes:
- a CDS encoding DNA methyltransferase: MVVLSLFDGMSTGQQALRNLGFRVSKYYASEIKKHAIELTKHHFPNTVHLGDVKNWRSWSIDWSKVDLVLSGSPCQDLSSIGKRKGLHAERSSLFFTFVDILTHIRKYNRSVLFLQENVASAKKEDIEIMTETLSTKPVLIDSKFFTAQRRRRLWWTNIKVKTDSIRDAGIMFKDIIGGGMVDKDKAMTLTASYAKSTAYRDKIKLHKYFVKKLNNSYGGAFNYVIDEDGLYRALTQTEMERLQGFEDGYTSILNRTHAGNLLGDAWTLLVIEYIFSFI; the protein is encoded by the coding sequence ATGGTAGTATTATCCTTATTTGACGGAATGAGTACAGGTCAGCAAGCGCTAAGAAATTTAGGATTTAGAGTTAGCAAGTACTATGCTTCTGAAATAAAGAAGCACGCAATTGAGCTAACTAAGCACCACTTTCCAAATACAGTGCATTTAGGAGATGTAAAAAATTGGCGTTCTTGGAGCATTGATTGGAGCAAAGTAGATTTGGTATTGAGTGGCTCACCTTGTCAAGACCTATCCTCAATAGGCAAACGGAAAGGTTTACATGCTGAACGTTCAAGCTTGTTTTTTACGTTTGTTGATATTCTGACTCACATACGTAAATACAATAGGAGTGTTTTGTTTTTGCAGGAAAACGTGGCAAGCGCTAAAAAGGAAGATATAGAAATAATGACTGAAACACTTAGCACGAAGCCTGTTTTAATAGACAGTAAATTTTTCACAGCACAGCGCCGGCGCCGGCTCTGGTGGACAAATATAAAAGTAAAAACAGACTCCATCCGTGATGCCGGCATAATGTTTAAGGACATAATAGGGGGGGGGATGGTTGACAAAGATAAGGCTATGACGCTTACGGCTTCATACGCAAAAAGTACAGCTTATCGGGATAAAATTAAGCTACACAAATACTTTGTAAAAAAGCTCAATAACAGCTACGGCGGGGCGTTCAACTATGTTATCGATGAGGACGGTTTATATAGAGCGTTGACGCAAACGGAGATGGAGCGCCTGCAAGGGTTTGAAGATGGATATACAAGTATCCTAAACCGCACGCACGCAGGCAATCTCCTTGGTGATGCGTGGACGCTTCTGGTGATAGAATACATATTCTCGTTTATTTAG